The genomic stretch AAGATTAGCACTTCATTCTCTTGTGTTATCAAAAGCTTCTCCAAGAACTTTCTGCATCAGAGCGAAAAACTGGTGCGAATCGGCACAAAGATTTCTTAAACAGTGTGCTGAGGCAGGGAATGTTGAAGCCTGTTATACCTTGGGAATGGTTAGTATTAAGATTTAATTACTctaaaattgaaaaacaaaatgGAAATAAAATTTGAGATCTATGAAATTATTTATTGAAATGaattgttttgatttattttctttttctatttgTTTGCAGATTCGGTTTTACTGTTTGCAAAACAGAGGGAGCGGTGCTTCGCTTATGGCGAAAGCTGCGATGAACTCTCACGCGCGTGCACTTTACTCGCTTGCGGTTATACAGTTTAACGGGAGCGGCGGTACCAAAAGTGATAAGGACCTCCGTGCCGGCGTTGCTCTCTGCGCCAGAGCGGCTTTTCTCGGCCATATCGACGCGCTCCGTGAGCTTGGACACTGTTTACAAGACGGTTACGGTGTGAAACAGAATATCTCCGAGGGGAGGCGGTTTCTTATTCAGGCTAACGCACGTGAACTCGCCGGCGTCCTGTCCACCGACGCCGCCGCGCGTCAGTTAGTTAACGCCAATCTTCAATCTCAACTCCGAAACGTCGCGGTGTCTGGATGTCCACTTTTGAGCGATTTTGGATGTAATGTTCCGGCGCCGGAGCCGCATCCGTCGAGTAAGTTTATGTCGGAGTGGTTTTCCGTTCGCGGCGGATCGAACGGTTCGGGTTTGAGGCTCTGTTCGCACGCGAGTTGTGGGAGGCCGGAGACGCGGAAGCACGAGTTTCGAAGGTGTTCGGTTTGTGGTGCGGTGAATTATTGCTCGCGTGCGTGTCAAGCGCTTGACTGGAAGTTCCGTCATAAGGCGGAGTGTGCTCCGGTGGAGCGGTGGCTTGATGAGGATGGTGAAGACGACGGCGAAGATGACGGCGACCGTGAGGTGATGGTTATGGAGGATAGTTAGACAATTTTTCCGAGAGTATTATGGTTATGGTAACTGTAACGGAAGATAATTCACAGAGTTGTAACGGCGAAATGAATCAATTTTTTTTGGAGGTGTCTGAGTATTTGGCCGTATCAAAAAGTAGACTTTGTATACGTACAGTACAATCGTACATTGGTACGTGTCTTACTTTTTATTGTATAGTGGGAAAATTCtcctaaaaaatgaaaaagggtggatttttctttttctttttctttttctttcctaTGAAAAAGTGGCATTCACATAAATCTGCActtataattttattatttagCTTTGAAGTACTATAGTATTACTGAAATGTGTTTCAACACAATCTTAGTTCAAATTCTAACATTCAGGCATTTTTGGATGACCTAACAAGTTCCTAAAAAGCTTTATGGGTTAATATTCAGTATCATTCATGTAAAGAATGTCAATGGTATTTTAAAACACCCTAAACTAATCAGGTGTAACTAACTTTTATTTCAAAGAATAAAATCAGATATAGTATGTTCTTTACTGACAAAATAAATACATGATATTTTTTTATAGTTATGATATGATActtattattaaaataaaaactagAGGAGAATCATACACAATTGTCCAAAGAAATATTATGTAAATGAGCCTATAGAATTATAGACAGCTAGCTTTTTCAGGTATTGCTTTAATCTAACATTAATTATGATTGTGCTTTTCTATACACAAAAGGAACCAGACATGATATTTATTTAGTGACTACCCAAGAAAGAAGTGAGGAAAAAAATGATAAAGTAAGTAGGGGAATTAAACA from Lathyrus oleraceus cultivar Zhongwan6 chromosome 7, CAAS_Psat_ZW6_1.0, whole genome shotgun sequence encodes the following:
- the LOC127105350 gene encoding F-box protein At1g67340, coding for MRTRRGSCYLEPETVMCSFGKRKKDMHISKETIFCGKRPKKCFEKASSEYDFFEALPDDIVISIFCRLSSTATSPSDFVTVLSTCKRFKRLALHSLVLSKASPRTFCIRAKNWCESAQRFLKQCAEAGNVEACYTLGMIRFYCLQNRGSGASLMAKAAMNSHARALYSLAVIQFNGSGGTKSDKDLRAGVALCARAAFLGHIDALRELGHCLQDGYGVKQNISEGRRFLIQANARELAGVLSTDAAARQLVNANLQSQLRNVAVSGCPLLSDFGCNVPAPEPHPSSKFMSEWFSVRGGSNGSGLRLCSHASCGRPETRKHEFRRCSVCGAVNYCSRACQALDWKFRHKAECAPVERWLDEDGEDDGEDDGDREVMVMEDS